The sequence below is a genomic window from Helicobacter cetorum MIT 99-5656.
TGGTGAAACACCCCTCGCTAAAGCGAGGAGCTTCCTAACTAAAGCACCCTACTGAATGCTAATACGAAAGGCTTTGCTCTTTAAAGTCTGCAAGGCTATTTCCTAACCCAAGAAGACTTAACCCTTTGCTTAAAATATTACTTGCGGCGTTTATATCTCTATGCTCTATATATCCGCAATTTTGACACAGATATTCTCTATGATTTAATTTAAGCTCGTGGTTGATTTGCCCACAACTATGACAAGTTTTACTCGTATATTGTGGGGGAGCTTTCACTAACAATTTGCCATTATGCTGTTGTTTGTAGTCTAAAAAAGAGATGATTTGATAGAATGAAGTATTTAGTATAGACTTATTAAGCCCACTCTTTTGTTTAACATTTTTGAGTTTGGCTCTTTTGGTCATGTTCTTAATTTGTAAGTCTTCAACTACTATCAATTCAAATTGCTTTGAAAGTTCGCTTGTGATTTTATGGTATCTGTCTAGTTTTTGATAGCTTGATTTATCAAAGGCTTTGTTTAATTTTTTTTGAGTTTTGTAAAAATTACCTCCTAGTTTGATTTTATTTTGTTTAGATTTTAAAACCCTACGGCTTTGTTTTCTTTGTAGTCTTTTAAATTCTTTAGAGTATTTTTTAAAAGAATGTAGTTTAGAATAAGTAGGAATAAGTCGTTTTAGATTGATATTTTCATCTACTTTTAAACCTAGTTCTTTCATGTCTTTTTGGTATTGTTCTAGGTCGGTTAGTTTTTCATATTCTTTTAAATCAACGCTTAAAGCTATATCATAGATATTTAAGTCCACACCGACACAATTTCTAGGCTCTTTAATAGTGTTAAGCTCTTTTTCGTATTCTATGCTAAAACTAACAAAATATTTTTGATGAGAGCAAGAGACTACGATTTGTTTAATCTTAGCATTAAGGGGTAAGTCTCTATGCATACGCATTTTTAAGGGCATTTTCATTAAGTTAAACATCTTAAAGCGTTCGTTAAAGTCTTTGATAGAAAAGCCTTGATTATTCCAAGTAAAACTTTGTTTAGCAAATTTAGAGTTTTTAAATTTAGGAAAGCCCCTATTTTTGACTTTAAAGGCATCTCTTAAGGCTCTTTCTGCATTCATGCGTGATTGTTGAGCGACTACACTACTAAAACTTAAATTCCTAGCTTTTAAATGGTGCTTAATCGCACTATCTAATTCGCTTGATTTTTGCCATTTTCTTTGTTTAGTGGGTAAATCTTTGTTTTTTTCGTATTGCTCTTGTTGTAGATTTAAGCAAATGTTATAGGCTTGGTTATAGACAAAAAAAGAGTGTTGTAATTTGGTCTGTTGCTCTTTGGTAGGATACAAACGAAATTTAAAGCCCTTATTTACTTTCATAGAAAGATTTTAGCATAATTTAGTTAAACTTGGTCTATGAAACAAATTGATAATATTAGACATGGCAGACATTGTGTTTTTTTAATGCATGTGCATTTAGTATTTGTAACTAAATATAGGCGTAAAGCATTCAACAAAGAAGTTATAGACTTTTTAGGTTCTGTATTTGCTAAGGTATGCAAAGACTTTGAAAGCGAGTTAGTAGAATTTGATGGGGAAAGCGACCATGTGCATTTACTTATCAATTATCCACCAAAAGTTAGTGTTAGTAGGTTAGTTAATTCTTTAAAGGGTGTTAGTAGTCGTTTGGTTAGACAACAAAATTTTAAAAATGTTAAAGCTACTTTGTGGGGCAATCATTTATGGTCGCCTAGTTATTTTGCTGGAAGCTGTGGGGGTGCTCCTTTAGAAATCATTAAGCAATATATCCAAGAGCAAGAAACACCACATTAGATTTGCTAACCTTTTGTTTTTAGGTTAAATGACACTAAAAAATAGCCTAACGGCTATTGACGCTTACATCTCCGCCCTAAAGGACGGAGTTTTTCGCTTTGTTGGGATAAACGCAAAAAATCGCAAAATAATGATTAAAAAAAGGCAAATTCTAAAACAACTCACTATGGCTACCGAGCCTTCTCATTTGTGTTTTAATTTCTAAAACCTTACTTTGATACTTAGCTAATTGTTTTTCTAATTTGCCAAGCTCCTTATAAAATTTAACCCCCATTTCTACATCTCTTAACATCTCAGCTCCTTGTGTTAAACGACATTGTAGCCCCATTATATCTAAACTTTAACCAATCTATGCTAAACTACAATTAAAAGGGGCGAGCATATATTTTGTATTACAAAATAGCTCGCAGTGGGGCAAACCCCCCTTGACCCCCCAAAAATCAAAATAAGGGAATAAGTGAGTATTCAAACAAACAAACAAGTTATTAAAAGTCTTAGATTATCTAAAGAGCAATGGCAAACTATCCAAACTCAAATGCAAGAAAAAAATTTAAACTTCTCGCAATTAGTTTTAAACTCTCTTTTAGCTCAAAACTCACAAGCTCCTATAAAATCTAAAAAGCAAAAAGCTATTGTTAATAAAGAGCTAGTCATTGAATTAGCTAAGTGGGGAAATAATTTAAATCAAATCGCTAAACATCTCAACACTAATAAGGGGGCATGGGATAGATTAGCCTTAGAGCAACTAATAGAAATTAGCAATCAATTAGAACAACTAAGAGCCAAGTATGTTAGTTAAATTTTGGGGGACTAATCAAGGGGGCGGTGATGGTGATGGGAGTATTAATTACTTGCTTAATGAAAGAGTGGAGCAAGGCACAGCTAAGGTTTTAAGGGGCGACCCTAATCTAACTAAAAGCCTTTTACTCTCTCTCACTCAAAAACACAAGGCATGTGTAGGGTGCTTATCCTTTGAAGAGCCTAACATTGATGAGAGCCTAAAATACGAACTTATGGAAAGTTTTGAAAACGCCTTACTTACAGAAAGCATGCAAAATCGCTACAACATTTTATGGGTAGAACACACAGACAAAGGGCGTTTGGAGTTAAATTTTGTTATACCTAGAATTGATTTGATAACTCAAAAAGCCTTTACCCCTTACTATCATAGTGCGGACATTAAACGCATTGACCTATGGAAAGATTGTATTAACCTAAAACACAATTTTACAAACCCCAAAGACTTAGAAAAACAGCACAACATACAACAACACCAAACTAAAAACCCTCAAAATAAAGAACTTTTAGCAACCTATGAAAAATTAGACAAGCTCATACAAGACAACTTAGGAAAGCTATTTAACAGCCGAGATGACATCATCAATTTTTTAAAAGATAGTCAGTGCGAAGTTACTAGACAAGGCAAGGATTATATCAGTGTCAAGCTACCCAATGAACCTAAAGCCAAACGATTGAAAGGATTTTACTACCATGAAACATTTAGAAGTATTTCAGACATTAGAGACCAACTTAGCGAAGTTAGACAGCGAGAGAGCCAACGAGAACGCCCAAATAATCAAAGAGATAGCGACAATCATGCAGAACTATTGCGAGAGCTTGAAAACAAGCTACACAGACACATTGAATACAAACAACGCTACTATGAAAAATTACATCAATCTACTTCAAAAGACCCAAGAGAGCCTAAAGAACAGCTACCTAGAGTTAGAGACAGCCAACAAAGAACACAACAAAACCATGCAAACGAAACTACAAGAGCTAGAGAAACAGGTCCACAAGAACCTAGCCAAGAAATCCTTACTAATGCCCCTAACTTTCATTATGGGGTTAGTCATCATGGGGACAATATTAGTGGGGGCATACTTTCTAATCATTCTACCCAGCAAGGACAAGGAATTAGAGCTTTCACAGAAAGAAGTCTTTCAGTTAAAACGAGAAATAGACCAACTAAACAACGCCAATCTACAGAGAATTTACAACCAAGAGCCGACCAAGAAATAAGGGAAAAACATGCAGAACGAATGCTTAACAATGCTACAGAATGTTTTAATCAAAGAAGTAGAGAACTTACAGAACGAGAAAGAGAACTTACTACAAGCAAAGAACAGCGAGATAGCGAGTTTAGAGAACGACAGAAACGAGCTATTAACCAAGCTAGAGAAAGTTACAGCAGAATTTCAAAGGCTAAGCAACGATTACGAGAGCCTAGAGACAGAAACCTTGAACTTAAAAGAGAGCTACGAAACGCTACTTCAAACACACAACGCACTACTAAAGAAATTTCAATCCTTAGAAACGACAGAGAGAGCCGAATTAGAGCAAGTGATACAAACCTTAGAACAGAAAGAAATCACGCTCAAAAACGATTTACAGAGCATGTGCGGGCAGATTTTACAGCAAGAATTACAGAACGCTCACATCAAAGAGCAAGAGACTTCACAAGCTCAATACAAGACACTACAGACAGAATTAGAGAATTTAGAAACAACTCTCAAACAAGAGCTAGAACAATCTTACATGGAATTTACACAAGAACACGAGACACAATTAACGCAATTAAAGACATCTACAGAAACGCAAAAGAGCGAATTAGCGACTTCTTTCAGCCGACAAATGAGCGACTTTCAAAGCGAATGGAACAAGAAACAAGAGAGCTTTCAAAACAAGTGGGAGAGCAAGAACAACGAGTTAGAGAGCAAGATACAAGGACATCAAACTTGGCTGACAAGATTGCAGAGCATAATCAAAAGATAGAAAATAGCAGAAGTAGTGGTCGTGGGTATCGGTAGATAGTGGCATTAAAAAAGTATCTTTTGTAGACAAAAAAGTATCTTTTAGCCCAAAATTCGCCACACAACCCCCTTATTTACGATATTCAAAAACTAAATAATAATTTAGATATGTTTAATTTTCTAGTTATGCTATAATTTGGTATTGAAAAACTACTTTTTAGGGGTGTTTTTGGTATTGAAAAACTACTTTTTGGTATTGAAAAACTACTTTTTAGCGATTTCAAGTCCGTATTCATGGGGGCTGAAACAGCTGTAAACAAGAATAAACAAGATATTGTTAAACAAGGGAAAAAACAACAAAATCAAAAGGACAAAAAATGGCGAAATCTCTCTCAAATTCTAAACCTAAAAAGCCTAAGAAACCTAAAATTCAAAAGGCTTTAATAACCCAAGATAATCGTTTTATCTACTCACAATACGACATGAACCTTTTGGAGCTGAAATTTTTCTACTGGATAGCTTCTAAGATTAACCCCCTAATAGACACCGATTTTAGGGAATATGAAATCTCTATCCAAGAAATCATGGGCGTTTTAGGGCATAAATCAGAAAAAAATCATGCTCTCATTAAAGACGCTCTTAAAAACTTATCTAAAAGAATTGTTGAAGAAGATAATCTCGTAATTAACGAAGTTACCAACAAAGCAAGTGGGACTTATACAGCAATCACTATTTTTGAATTTTTACAATACGATGCTGATAAGTCGGTATTTAGGTGTCAAATCAACAAACGCATGAAACCCTACTTACTAGGGCTTAAAGAGAAATTTACTCAAACCCCTTTAGAGTGTATTTTATCCATGCGAAGTTATTATGGGGTTAGAATTTATCAAATGCTTTTAAGTGAGATACGCCAAAACAGAAATACACTTAAACTCAATCTAGCTTATTTACAAAATATCCTAAGTGTGCCACAGAGCTTGTTAGTGTGGAATAATTTTAAACAATTCGTTTTACAGAAAGCTCAAAAAGAAATTAATAAGCACAGCAATATTGTGCTAACAGAAATTGAAACTTATAAGCAAGGGAAAAAAATCACTGAAATTGAGTTTTCTTTTGAATATAAGAATACAAGTAAGAAACTCTTACAGGAACAAAATAAAGAATTAAATTACACCGAAAAGATTATTAAGGGGTTGAATGCGTTTATGGGTAAAAATATCGCTTGTAAGCAAAAAGAAGATAAAAGCTGGGAGTGTGGCATTTATGATGGAGATTACAAGGTTGTGAAATTTGCTAGTCTTAGCCAAAAAATTAAGAGCATAATTACAGAGAACTATAAAAATCCTTACGAACACACTTATATTGTGCGTATAGGTTTATATTCTAACGCTCCTAGAAAATTAGTAAATTCTTTCTTTATAAGAGATTTTAAAACGCTTGAGAAGTTAAAAGAACGACAAGAAATAGCAGAGAATGAATTATATACTGACTTAGAACGCACAAAAAAAGTCCTAGAATTTAAAAATGCCATTAAGCAAGGTAATTTGTTAGATTTACTTGGTGAAACACCCCTCGCTAAAGCGAGGAGCTTCCTAACTAAAGCACCCTACTGAATGCTAATACGAAAGGCTTTGCTCTTTAAAGTCTGCAAGGCTATTTCCTAACCCAAGAAGACTTAACCCTTTGCTTAAAATATTACTTGCGGCGTTTATATCTCTATGCTCTATATATCCGCAATTTTGACACAGATATTCTCTATGATTTAATTTAAGCTCGTGGTTGATTTGCCCACAACTATGACAAGTTTTACTCGTATATTGTGGGGGAGCTTTCACTAACAATTTGCCATTATGCTGTTGTTTGTAGTCTAAAAAAGAGATGATTTGATAGAATGAAGTATTTAGTATAGACTTATTAAGCCCACTCTTTTGTTTAACATTTTTGAGTTTGGCTCTTTTGGTCATGTTCTTAATTTGTAAGTCTTCAACTACTATCAATTCAAATTGCTTTGAAAGTTCGCTTGTGATTTTATGGTATCTGTCTAGTTTTTGATAGCTTGATTTATCAAAGGCTTTGTTTAATTTTTTTTGAGTTTTGTAAAAATTACCTCCTAGTTTGATTTTATTTTGTTTAGATTTTAAAACCCTACGGCTTTGTTTTCTTTGTAGTCTTTTAAATTCTTTAGAGTATTTTTTAAAAGAATGTAGTTTAGAATAAGTAGGAATAAGTCGTTTTAGATTGATATTTTCATCTACTTTTAAACCTAGTTCTTTCATGTCTTTTTGGTATTGTTCTAGGTCGGTTAGTTTTTCATATTCTTTTAAATCAACGCTTAAAGCTATATCATAGATATTTAAGTCCACACCGACACAATTTCTAGGCTCTTTAATAGTGTTAAGCTCTTTTTCGTATTCTATGCTAAAACTAACAAAATATTTTTGATGAGAGCAAGAGACTACGATTTGTTTAATCTTAGCATTAAGGGGTAAGTCTCTATGCATACGCATTTTTAAGGGCATTTTCATTAAGTTAAACATCTTAAAGCGTTCGTTAAAGTCTTTGATAGAAAAGCCTTGATTATTCCAAGTAAAACTTTGTTTAGCAAATTTAGAGTTTTTAAATTTAGGAAAGCCCCTATTTTTGACTTTAAAGGCATCTCTTAAGGCTCTTTCTGCATTCATGCGTGATTGTTGAGCGACTACACTACTAAAACTTAAATTCCTAGCTTTTAAATGGTGCTTAATCGCACTATCTAATTCGCTTGATTTTTGCCATTTTCTTTGTTTAGTGGGTAAATCTTTGTTTTTTTCGTATTGCTCTTGTTGTAGATTTAAGCAAATGTTATAGGCTTGGTTATAGACAAAAAAAGAGTGTTGTAATTTGGTCTGTTGCTCTTTGGTAGGATACAAACGAAATTTAAAGCCCTTATTTACTTTCATAGAAAGATTTTAGCATAATTTAGTTAAACTTGGTCTATGAAACAAATTGATAATATTAGACATGGCAGACATTGTGTTTTTTTAATGCATGTGCATTTAGTATTTGTAACTAAATATAGGCGTAAAGCATTCAACAAAGAAGTTATAGACTTTTTAGGTTCTGTATTTGCTAAGGTATGCAAAGACTTTGAAAGCGAGTTAGTAGAATTTGATGGGGAAAGCGACCATGTGCATTTACTTATCAATTATCCACCAAAAGTTAGTGTTAGTAGGTTAGTTAATTCTTTAAAGGGTGTTAGTAGTCGTTTGGTTAGACAACAAAATTTTAAAAATGTTAAAGCTACTTTGTGGGGCAATCATTTATGGTCGCCTAGTTATTTTGCTGGAAGCTGTGGGGGTGCTCCTTTAGAAATCATTAAGCAATATATCCAAGAGCAAGAAACACCACATTAGATTTGCTAACCTTTTGTTTTTAGGTTAAATGACACTAAAAAATAGCCTAACGGCTATTGACGCTTACATCTCCGCCCTAAAGGACGGAGTTTTTCGCTTTGTTGGGATAACAAGACTAAGATATACAACAAAACCACGCTAAGAACACGCACTACGCTTGATTTTTTGCGTTTGGAATTAGGAACTAGCCTACAAGATACCAAAAAGATTTGTTTAGAACTCTACAAGAGCCAAGAACTCTTAAAAGCACAGCAGAAAGAAAAACAGAGCAAACAGCCGACACAAGCACCACAAAAACAATCCTACTACTACCAACAGCCTAAAGAAAACGACAAAGGCGATAGAAGTATGTAGGTCAAAAACAAGGGGAAAAATCAAAATTTTAAAAAAGAGTTTCTAAAAATTCTAATAAGCTCTTTTTTGTGGTATAGTTGATTTTTAGGGGGGGGTTTTAGCATTAAAAAACTCTTTTTTAGGGGGGGTTTTAGCATTAAAAAACTCTTTTTTAGCATTAAAAAACTCTTTTTTAGCGTTTCTAGCCCCCTTGTTTACGGCTCTCAAATGGCTGTAAACATGTATTAAACAAGAATAGTATTAAACAAGGGGAAAAATCAAAATTTTAAAAAAGAGTTTCTAAAAATTCTAATAAGCTCTTTTTTGTGGTATAGTTGATTTTTAGGGGGGGGTTTTAGCATTAAAAAACTCTTTTTTAGGGGGGGTTTTAGCATTAAAAAACTCTTTTTTAGCATTAAAAAACTCTTTTTTAGCGTTTCTAGCCCCCTTGTTTACGGCTCTCAAATGGCTGTAAACATGTATTAAACAAGAATAGTATTAAACAAGGGGAAAAATCAAAATTTTAAAAAAGAGTTTCTAAAAATTCTAATAAGCTCTTTTTTGTGGTATAATACTGCTGATGATATGACATGGCAGTTATCCTAGTGTCAAGCAAATTTGGAGCAATTAGTTTCTAACTAATGGGCGGGAGTTTGTAGTGGGTAGCACTCCGTTAGGAGGAACTACCATGAAATTCGTTTTTGTAGCGATAGTTTTAGTGGTAATCTTGACACTTCCACTTTATTAAAAACGAGCCCTTAAGAGTTCTCAGCTCTTAGGGGTTCAACTATCTAGCTACAATCATATCATCTTTTACTTAAACAAGCAAATACAAAGGACTAACAATGTCTGTAAATGCCCCTAAGCCTAAAAAGAATTACAACTATAAGAAATCTAGGAAAATTCAAAAAAATTTAATCACACAAGACAACCGACTGATTTACTCGCAATACAACGAAATGACAACTAATGAAATCAAGGTTTTTTTGTGGGCTGTTTCTAAACTCAATCCTACACAAGATACGCATTTTATTCCTTGTAAAATTCCTATTAGCGAGATTTTTGGAGCGTTAGAGCATAAAGAAACAGAAAATTACACCTACATAAAAAAGCTATGCGACAATTTAGCCAAACGCACTTTTACTGATGAAACGCTAAGTATTGACCCCACAACCAACGAGCAAGTAGAAGAGTTTGCTACTATGCCAATTTTTCAAGTTTTGAAATACAAGAAAAAACAAGCTGAGATTACCTACCAACTTAACGACTACATAAAACCCTACTTGTTAGGACTTAAAAAAAGTTTTACCCAAACTCCCCTAGATTGTATTTTGCCCATGAAAAGCTATTATGCGATACGCATTTATCAAATGCTTTTAAGCGAGATTAAACAGAACAAGAACACTTTAAAAATCAATGTGGCTTACTTACAAGAGATTTTGAGCGTAGCTAAGAGCTTGTTAGTATGGCAAGATTTTAAACGCTTTGTTTTAGAAAAAGCCCAAAAAGAAATCAACAAATACAGCGACATTGTGCTAGTAGAAATTGAACCCCATAAACAAGGGCGAAAAATTACTGACATTACCTTTCATTTTGAGTATAAAAGCACAGATAAACGAATAGTAAGGGATAAGACTAAGCAAAATAGCTACATAAATGCGATTTTAGACGCTTTTAAAGAGTTTCTAGGTAAAACTATAGCCTATGAAGTAAAAAGCAATTCTATGCCAATTTCGTGCGTTTATGAGGGGGATTGTGAAGTTGTTAGGTTTGAAAATTGCTCTGATGAGCTAAAAAATGCCCTAAATACCCCAGAAAAATACAAAAACCGCCAAGTTGCTGTAATGAAATTAAAAGACCGAGAGAGCGGTAAAATCTACTCTTTAGCAGTTAGAGATTTAAACAGCATTCAAAAAATAAGGGAGCGACAAGCCCAAGCCGAGAGCCTTTTTTACCAAGACACAAAAAAGGTTAAAGATAGTTTTGATATTCAAAATGCGGTTAAAAACGGCACGCTTTTTGAATATATGCAACAATGGAAGCAAGAAAAATGATTTTCTTGTCATCTATGAAAACTCAAATCAAAGTTACACCTATTGTTGACATTACAATATTTTTGTAATGAAAATACAATTTCACTAACTGTATTATACGAAATTGCTCCTTGATAGTATTTTAAAAGACCAAGTCCAAAAATAACAACAAAAACTAATGTAATGCCCACACCTTGCATAAAACTTTTTGTATTGATTTTTTTTAATTCACTACGAGTAATCTCATTTAAACTACCCATTTTTTTAGCATTGTCTCTTAATTCTTGTTTTGTTTTTTCTAGCTCTTGTTGAAAAGTTTCACGCATATTTTTTAATTCGTTTTCATGCGTTTTTTGTATTTGTAGTATTTTGTTTTCAGCGTTTGCTATAACTCCATTAAGTGTTTTATTAGCAGTATTAGTGTCATTCAAAAGAGTATCCAAATTGTTAAAATTATTTTCAACCCTTAAAGAGACAATATCCATTTTATCTACAAGTTCTCTTAAGTGAGCTATATCAGACATTTTTTCATACTCCTACATCATTTTTACTATCAAGCTGTTTGAATACATCATCACGCAAATACGAAACAAAATTTTCAGCAGAGTGAGCCAACCTTTTAAATTTTTGAAATTTCATGGCTTGCTCTCTATCGTTAAAATTTTCACTTATTTTTTTAGTGTAATAGGCAGAATTTTTTTCACTTGTTCCTAAGTCATAGGCAGTCTTATTAAAAAAGCGACTATGTGTAAGGATTGTAAAATCTTTAATAGTGATATATGAAACATCTTGTATTAAGTCAAAAATACCGCTAATTTCAAAATATTTATTGCCAAAGAAATTCATAAATTCATAAGTCAAATCATCTAAATCTTTTACACGACTTAATACAAAAATGATTTTTGCCCGACTATTTACTTCTAGGATTTTTTTGTAAGTATCATAAGCATTTAAGTTATCTTGCTCTCCATTACCTAATGGAATAAACCAAACAAAATTATTATGAAAATAATTTTGAATTTCTTTTAAAAAGATTTCAGTAGTTTTGTTACCGCCAACATCTATAATCAAATTTTCATCTGTAATCAAAAAATCATCTAATTGTCTCAGCTTATTAGTATTGATAACATGCTCATCTATGATATTACTTTTATACAAGCTTTTTACATCATTATTCTCATCATCAATTTCAACTAATTTTACTTTAAAATTACCATTTGATTTTTCATAAAAATAGCTTGTTAGAATTTGATTAGCAAAAGTGCTTTTACCAACTCCGCCCTTACTATTTAATACAACAGCAATCATAATACAGCCTATGGTCTATCATTGTCATGTGATTTATGACTTCTTAGCTCATGGTGTCTATCATGGTTATTGCTATCGTGCGTAGTAGATTTTTCTTTTTCTTTGTGAATATAGCCTAAATAATCAACAGCATATTTTTTAATCACTTGTGCCGACACATTAAAACTAAACTTATCATAAATAATGCGTTTCATTTGGGCGAATGTTAAACCATCTTTCAAACACATTTTAAGTAGTTCATTGATTTTTTCTAAAAAATCGTTTGTTTCATTTTTTACTTTACTATACTCTTTTTTAATGACTTCATAATCATTAATAATCTCTTGCTTTATTCTTTGGATTTCATCATCTTTTAAAGCCTTATTAACCCAACCTTTAGCGATACTATTAGGATTTTTTGCCATTTTTACCCCTTATTAAAATTAAAAATTTTTCGCATTATATCACAAATTAGAATATAATTAGCTATTCTAAAATATTGTTTAAAGCAAGACGAGCCATTGTCTATACGACAATGACTACGCCTTGTTTAAGGGCGTTGCCCTTAAAAAACCCAAATTAGTAAGGGAAAAAAATTGAAAACAACAGCTATAAGCATACGCTTAAATAAAGAGCAAAAAGATTTAATTACATTTAAAGCAAAAGCAATCAATATCAGTAAAACAGACTTGATATTAAGAGCTATAGAAAATGCCGAAATAAAAAGTGATAGTAAAGACACCACAAAGCTATTAAGTGAAGTTAATCGCATAGGTAATAATCTTAATCAAATCGCCCATGCTATCAACCTAACTAAATTAAAAAATCAATTACATAATTTTGATTTTTCTACATTAGAAAATGATTTAACTATCATCAAATACCAACTTAACGAACTATTGAAAAAAGCCTAGACATGATTATAACTATTAGTATGAAATCTTATGGATTAGCTGAGTATTTAAAAAGCGGTAAAAAACAAGGCGACCCTTATACAAGACAAGAGAAAGACATAGTAACTCATCTCTATGGAAATTTAGATACTTTTAGACATGCAACTAATTATCTTAAAAAAAATAAACAATGGAGTAAAAATTACGAGCATTGTGTCATAGGTTTTAGCAAAACAGACATGCAAATTTTAGAAAAATTACCCCCACAAGAAAGAACCAATGCTTTACAAGATATGGCTTTACAAGTGATAAAACACCGAACAACAGGCTATGATTTAAAGCATGAAGTAATCGCTTATGCTGAAGTGCATGACCCAAAAATAAAATATAGAACAGACAATAAAGAAAGGTTAAGCCATATCCATATAGGGATAAGCTATTTAAACGCCCTAGACAATAC
It includes:
- a CDS encoding RNA-guided endonuclease InsQ/TnpB family protein, which produces MKVNKGFKFRLYPTKEQQTKLQHSFFVYNQAYNICLNLQQEQYEKNKDLPTKQRKWQKSSELDSAIKHHLKARNLSFSSVVAQQSRMNAERALRDAFKVKNRGFPKFKNSKFAKQSFTWNNQGFSIKDFNERFKMFNLMKMPLKMRMHRDLPLNAKIKQIVVSCSHQKYFVSFSIEYEKELNTIKEPRNCVGVDLNIYDIALSVDLKEYEKLTDLEQYQKDMKELGLKVDENINLKRLIPTYSKLHSFKKYSKEFKRLQRKQSRRVLKSKQNKIKLGGNFYKTQKKLNKAFDKSSYQKLDRYHKITSELSKQFELIVVEDLQIKNMTKRAKLKNVKQKSGLNKSILNTSFYQIISFLDYKQQHNGKLLVKAPPQYTSKTCHSCGQINHELKLNHREYLCQNCGYIEHRDINAASNILSKGLSLLGLGNSLADFKEQSLSY
- the tnpA gene encoding IS200/IS605 family transposase, producing MKQIDNIRHGRHCVFLMHVHLVFVTKYRRKAFNKEVIDFLGSVFAKVCKDFESELVEFDGESDHVHLLINYPPKVSVSRLVNSLKGVSSRLVRQQNFKNVKATLWGNHLWSPSYFAGSCGGAPLEIIKQYIQEQETPH
- a CDS encoding plasmid mobilization protein, encoding MSIQTNKQVIKSLRLSKEQWQTIQTQMQEKNLNFSQLVLNSLLAQNSQAPIKSKKQKAIVNKELVIELAKWGNNLNQIAKHLNTNKGAWDRLALEQLIEISNQLEQLRAKYVS
- a CDS encoding relaxase/mobilization nuclease domain-containing protein, whose product is MLVKFWGTNQGGGDGDGSINYLLNERVEQGTAKVLRGDPNLTKSLLLSLTQKHKACVGCLSFEEPNIDESLKYELMESFENALLTESMQNRYNILWVEHTDKGRLELNFVIPRIDLITQKAFTPYYHSADIKRIDLWKDCINLKHNFTNPKDLEKQHNIQQHQTKNPQNKELLATYEKLDKLIQDNLGKLFNSRDDIINFLKDSQCEVTRQGKDYISVKLPNEPKAKRLKGFYYHETFRSISDIRDQLSEVRQRESQRERPNNQRDSDNHAELLRELENKLHRHIEYKQRYYEKLHQSTSKDPREPKEQLPRVRDSQQRTQQNHANETTRARETGPQEPSQEILTNAPNFHYGVSHHGDNISGGILSNHSTQQGQGIRAFTERSLSVKTRNRPTKQRQSTENLQPRADQEIREKHAERMLNNATECFNQRSRELTERERELTTSKEQRDSEFRERQKRAINQARESYSRISKAKQRLREPRDRNLELKRELRNATSNTQRTTKEISILRNDRESRIRASDTNLRTERNHAQKRFTEHVRADFTARITERSHQRARDFTSSIQDTTDRIREFRNNSQTRARTILHGIYTRTRDTINAIKDIYRNAKERISDFFQPTNERLSKRMEQETRELSKQVGEQEQRVREQDTRTSNLADKIAEHNQKIENSRSSGRGYR
- a CDS encoding replication initiation protein; the protein is MSVNAPKPKKNYNYKKSRKIQKNLITQDNRLIYSQYNEMTTNEIKVFLWAVSKLNPTQDTHFIPCKIPISEIFGALEHKETENYTYIKKLCDNLAKRTFTDETLSIDPTTNEQVEEFATMPIFQVLKYKKKQAEITYQLNDYIKPYLLGLKKSFTQTPLDCILPMKSYYAIRIYQMLLSEIKQNKNTLKINVAYLQEILSVAKSLLVWQDFKRFVLEKAQKEINKYSDIVLVEIEPHKQGRKITDITFHFEYKSTDKRIVRDKTKQNSYINAILDAFKEFLGKTIAYEVKSNSMPISCVYEGDCEVVRFENCSDELKNALNTPEKYKNRQVAVMKLKDRESGKIYSLAVRDLNSIQKIRERQAQAESLFYQDTKKVKDSFDIQNAVKNGTLFEYMQQWKQEK
- a CDS encoding plasmid mobilization protein, producing MKTTAISIRLNKEQKDLITFKAKAINISKTDLILRAIENAEIKSDSKDTTKLLSEVNRIGNNLNQIAHAINLTKLKNQLHNFDFSTLENDLTIIKYQLNELLKKA